The Physeter macrocephalus isolate SW-GA chromosome 13, ASM283717v5, whole genome shotgun sequence genome window below encodes:
- the RASL11A gene encoding ras-like protein family member 11A has translation MRPPTMSGHFLLAPIPESSSDYLLPKDIKLAVLGAGRVGKSAMIVRFLTKRFIGDYEPNTGKLYSRLVCVEGDQLSLQIQDTPGGIQVQDSLSPAVDSLSKCVQWAEGFLLVYSITDYDSYLSIRPLHQHIRKVHPDSKAPVIIVGNKGDLLHARQVQTRDGIQLANELGSLFLEISTSENYEDVCDVFQHLCKEVSKLHSLGGERRRASIIPRPRSPNMQDLKRRFKQALSSKAKSPSALG, from the exons ATGCGGCCGCCCACCATGTCCGGACACTTTCTGCTCGCGCCCATCCCCGAGTCCTCCTCCGACTACCTCCTGCCCAAGGACATCAAACTGGCCGTGCTGGGCGCCGGCCGCGTGGGCAAGAGCG cAATGATTGTGCGCTTCCTGACCAAGAGATTCATTGGCGATTATGAGCCGAACACAG GCAAGTTGTACTCGCGGCTCGTGTGCGTGGAGGGAGACCAGCTCTCCCTGCAGATCCAGGATACTCCCGGGGGCATCCAG GTCCAAGACAGCCTCAGCCCGGCGGTCGACTCCCTGTCCAAGTGCGTTCAGTGGGCAGAGGGTTTCCTGCTGGTCTATTCCATCACGGACTATGACAGCTACCTGTCCATCCGCCCCCTGCACCAGCACATCCGGAAGGTCCACCCCGACTCTAAAGCCCCTGTCATCATCGTGGGCAACAAGGGGGACCTTCTGCACGCCCGACAGGTGCAGACCCGTGACGGCATCCAACTGGCCAACGAGCTGGGCAGCCTGTTCCTGGAAATTTCCACCAGTGAAAACTACGAAGATGTCTGTGATGTGTTTCAGCATCTCTGCAAAGAAGTGAGCAAGCTGCACAGCCtcggtggggagaggagaagagccTCCATCATCCCCCGGCCACGTTCTCCCAACATGCAGGACCTGAAGAGGCGCTTCAAGCAGGCTCTCTCCTCCAAGGCCAAGTCCCCCTCCGCCCTGGGGTAG